A region of Dioscorea cayenensis subsp. rotundata cultivar TDr96_F1 chromosome 5, TDr96_F1_v2_PseudoChromosome.rev07_lg8_w22 25.fasta, whole genome shotgun sequence DNA encodes the following proteins:
- the LOC120261461 gene encoding G-type lectin S-receptor-like serine/threonine-protein kinase LECRK1, producing the protein MVDCGNGYLGNDRACTILGIGDVIIKHANGKEHTLTNMRCLSASEHDDVYVWHSRLGHLSEHGMNVLEDKKLIPLFENSSLELCVNCIMSKQHRVNFKRHESHGKLKVLELVYSDVCGHMNVKSLGGCGSFVSNSANLVKLQALVSSIQAASTNQLNPHHIFTTNLDVHQLHRGNHFNPDGRLSHWINCITDAIRLAGNPCLHHIPKEWSRPASKLAIHGLSLHVITMFHQAAAPALAPAPKANCQINLDSTLNTSSSWLSPSGRFTFGFYPEGSDGFKVGIQFIESPNKTTVIWTSNRDKSPVSKNATLKFGKGGLKLLWANSQGEDQNVSNSDQSSSAYCASMLDSGNFVIYDSNNTVKWQTFDSPTDTLMAGQVLRSENDLVASVSETNHSKGRFLLRMQADSNLVMYLIPSDFYWSSGTSREGYSILNLGQDGILFLTNKDQSQRKNLTQGDQSNNPNTIHLARIDPNGVLYVYAYDLLENTSNVLDTRPDDQCKVKGICGFNSFCSSSGEKQLLQTTAAFEVCIENRRHKVLSQYRVFIKRTVRRNTTVPGLDGVSGVVIKKELSGGPLIVFVVVVSGLIIFIFVFFFIVFKCQAGRYRMMWRRKELALTDEIAPISFSYYELYDATEGFKEEVGKGAFGTVFRGTLQSTGKVVAVKRLEKVMEEGEKEFQTEMKSIGRTQYRNLVRLLGFCNEGSNRLLVYEFMSNGSLADLIFKPDHQNRPPWNDRSRIALDVARGLHYLHEDCETHIIHCDIKPQNILMDENRSAKISDFGLAKLLMPTQTRIFTGVRGTRGYLAPEWQQNTPITVKTDVYSFGIVVLEILCCRKNMELEAEVDEIILSKWVYSCYLAGELEKLVLDEEVDMVEFERVVKVALWCIQTDPIQRPSMKNVIIMLEGCVEISSPPQP; encoded by the exons ATGGTTGATTGTGGTAATGGTTACCTCGGCAATGATCGTGCTTGTACAATTTTAGGAATTGGTGATGTGATTATTAAGCATGCAAATGGGAAGGAGCATACATTGACTAATATGAG ATGTTTATCGGCAAGTGAACATGATGATGTGTATGTTTGGCATAGTCGGCTTGGTCATCTTAGTGAGCATGGAATGAACGTTTTGGAGGATAAAAAGCTTATTCCTTTATTTGAGAATTCATCTCTTGAATTATGTGTGAATTGCATCATGAGCAAGCAACATAGAGTAAATTTTAAGAGGCATGAATCTCACGGAAAGTTGAAGGTATTGGAATTGGTTTATTCGGATGTTTGTGGCCATATGAATGTCAAGTCTCTTGGTG GATGTGGCTCCTTCGTCTCCAATTCTGCTAATTTGGTTAAGTTACAAGCTCTTGTGAGCTCCATTCAAGCTGCATCAACCAATCAACTAAATCCGCATCATATCTTCACTACTAATTTGGATGTGCATCAACTCCATCGCGGCAATCATTTCAACCCGGATGGGAGATTATCTCATTGGATCAATTGCATCACGGACGCTATTCGCCTAGCGGGCAATCCTTGTTTACACCATATTCCCAAGGAGTGGAGTCGACCTGCTTCCAAACTGGCTATACATGGCTTGAGCCTTCATGTTATTACCATGTTCCATCAAG CAGCAGCACCAGCACTGGCACCTGCACCAAAAGCCAATTGCCAAATAAACTTAGACTCCACACTCAACACAAGTTCCTCATGGCTCTCCCCTTCCGGCCGCTTCACTTTCGGTTTCTACCCGGAAGGCAGTGATGGCTTCAAAGTCGGAATACAGTTCATAGAGTCTCCTAACAAAACAACAGTCATTTGGACATCAAACAGAGATAAATCACCAGTGTCCAAAAATGCCACTTTGAAGTTTGGAAAAGGAGGTCTCAAACTCCTCTGGGCAAACTCACAAGGCGAAGATCAAAACGTTTCCAACTCGGATCAATCATCTTCGGCTTACTGTGCTTCCATGCTGGACTCTGGCAACTTCGTCATTTATGACTCCAACAACACTGTTAAATGGCAAACATTCGACTCCCCGACCGACACATTAATGGCAGGCCAGGTGCTGCGCAGCGAAAATGACCTCGTCGCAAGCGTCTCTGAAACGAACCATTCCAAAGGGAGGTTTCTGCTTCGAATGCAAGCGGATAGCAACCTGGTCATGTATCTTATACCTTCCGATTTCTACTGGTCTTCAGGCACAAGCAGGGAAGGATACTCCATCCTGAACCTCGGCCAGGATGGAATCCTCTTCCTTACAAATAAGGATCAATCCCAGCGTAAAAATTTAACACAAGGTGACCAGAGCAACAACCCAAATACCATTCACCTTGCGAGGATTGACCCAAATGGAGTGCTGTATGTATATGCCTATGATTTATTGGAGAACACCTCTAATGTTTTGGATACACGGCCAGATGATCAGTGCAAGGTGAAGGGCATATGTGGGTTCAACAGTTTCTGCTCTTCATCTGGAGAAAAGCAG TTGCTTCAAACAACCGCTGCCTTTGAAGTATGCATCGAAAATCGCAGACACAAAGTCTTATCCCAATATAGAGTCTTCATCAAGCGAACTGTTCGCAGGAACACAACAGTTCCAGGCCTTGATGGAGTTTCCGGTGTTGTAATAAAGAAAGAGTTGAGTGGTGGACCTCTGATAGTCTTCGTGGTCGTTGTTTCTGGGttgatcatcttcatctttgtcttttttttcattgtattcaaatgTCAAGCTGGAAGGTATAGAATGATGTGGAGAAGGAAAGAGCTAGCCTTAACTGATGAGATTGCACCGATATCATTCTcttactatgagttgtatgatGCCACTGAAGGTTTCAAGGAAGAGGTGGGGAAGGGAGCCTTTGGGACTGTGTTCAGAGGCACCTTACAGAGCACAGGGAAGGTGGTGGCAGTGAAAAGGCTTGAGAAGGTGATGGAAGAGGGAGAAAAAGAGTTCCAAACAGAGATGAAGTCAATTGGCAGAACACAGTATAGAAATCTAGTACGACTACTCGGCTTCTGCAATGAAGGTTCCAACAGGCTTTTAGTGTATGAGTTCATGAGCAACGGATCATTGGCTGACCTCATCTTCAAACCTGATCATCAAAATAGACCTCCTTGGAATGACAGGTCGAGAATTGCATTGGATGTGGCCAGAGGACTTCATTATCTGCATGAGGACTGCGAAACGCACATCATCCACTGCGACATAAAACCGCAAAACATTTTAATGGATGAGAACCGGTCTGCAAAGATATCGGATTTCGGGCTGGCCAAACTATTGATGCCTACTCAAACAAGAATATTCACTGGCGTCAGAGGAACAAGAGGGTATCTAGCACCAGAATGGCAGCAGAACACACCTATAACTGTGAAGACAGATGTTTATAGTTTCGGTATTGTGGTGCTAGAGATCTTGTGCTGCAGAAAGAATATGGAGTTGGAGGCTGAGGTAGATGAAATCATACTTTCAAAGTGGGTTTACAGTTGTTATCTTGCAGGGGAGTTAGAGAAGCTAGTGCTGGATGAAGAAGTAGACATGGTGGAGTTTGAGAGGGTGGTGAAAGTGGCACTCTGGTGCATCCAAACGGATCCAATTCAACGTCCTTCTATGAAGAATGTGATCATAATGCTGGAAGGGTGTGTAGAAATCTCCTCCCCTCCACAGCCATAG